TTTCAACAAAGAGCACCAAGGTGCTTGATAGTCCTTTCTTTCTTTTGTTTTCATCATCTTTTTGATTTGATTAAAAATAGTTGTTATCTACTCTCTATGTGGCTTCTTTACGTCACCTTTTATATTATAAACATCCTGATAACCTTATCATCTATCTCTCTTAACCATCTACACGTTCCCTCTCTACAGGCAGACAGCACGTTACTACTGCCTGCCCGAGAAATCAACGAGAGAAAACAAACTATTATCAGAGAATTACAATTATCTTTTGTGATAAAATCAATGCTTAAAACATCCTTATTTTGCTTTTTAGATAGCTTGCAAACGGACACAAAAAAGCGAACAAAGGAAACTCTGTGAAGTCCTTTGTTTACAAGCGTTACAACACGCTTCGCGCGCGCGTAGGATGGAAGAAAAAAAGTATGATTAAACGCTAGGTGCGCCTGTGTGTGTGTGTTAGCAAAATATCTGAGACTACCAAATATAAAGCACTAAAAAAGGCAAAGAAATCAAAGTTTCTTTGCTGTGCTGAATCGGTCTGATATGTCATTGCTAATTGTTTCACGGCTGCAAAGATAAGACTTCTTTTTAGAATTGGCAAGGAAATCTAAAAGAAATGTATAAATTAAACAGAATGACATAAATACATATTCTTCAATGACATATCTTAAGACACAGAAAGCAAAGAAATAGACGTGTCTTCAAAAGGCTATTAATAAAAGGGATTGTATCAATCTAAAACCACTAACAGTTTCTTTGATACAACCCCTTTTTGAAGTTATAACTGTCGTCTTTCTACAATCTATATAGATAGCAAAAAGCCTTGTTATCACGTAAAAATCTTACTGCTGCTGTGCATAATAATTCTCCAATCCCTTGTCAAGGAACTCAAGATAAGCAGGTACATCCTCCTTAAAGCTAAAGCTACCATTCAATGGTTTACCCGCATTGTCCAATGGTACATAGAATGGCTGAGCAAGATAACCGAACTTAGTCTGCTCCAAATAGCTCCACTTATCACCGATAGTACGCAGTGTACGTGAAGTTCCGTCTGGGAGTTTCACCTCAACAGGCTGCTTCAATGGAGTCTTATCGTCTACATAAAGTGAGATGAGAACATAGTCCTTATTCAATTTATCTGCCACACGTGAGTCAGTCCATACAGATGCCTCCATCTTACGACAGTTCACACATCCGAAGCCTGTGAAGTCAACCAAGACTGGCTTACCTGCTGCGGCAGCTGCACGCATACCCTCATCATAATCTGTATAAGCAGCATGTACCGTTTGTGGAGCAAGGTTGAAATCCTGTGTGTTAATAGGTGGTGCGAACGCACTAACAGCCTTACAAGGAGCACCCCAGAGTCCTGGAAGCATATAAACAGAGAATGCCAATGAACAAAGGCCGAGCATAATAGCTGGTACAGGCATCGCCTTCTGCTCTGGATCATCATGTGGGAACTTGAGTTTACCAATAAGGTAAAGACCCAAAAGACCGAAGAGAACGATCCAAATAGAAAGGAATGTCTCACGATCAAGAATATGCCAGCCGTATGCAAGGTCGGCAACTGACAAGAACTTCAGTGAGAATGCCAACTCGATGAAACCCAACACAACCTTAATCATGTTCATCCATGAACCAGACTTTGGTGCTTTCTTAAGCAAAGTTGGGAAGAGAGCAAAGAAGGTAAATGGTAAGGCAAGAGCCAAAGCAAAACCAAACATACCCACTGCTGGGGCTACCCAGTCACCACTTGTTGCTGCCTGAACAAGGAGAAGACCTACGACAGGAGCAGTACATGAGAAACTTACCAATGACAAGGTGAATGCCATAAGGAAGATAGAAAGCAAACCTGTTGTCGCAGAAGCCTTATTGTCAACCGCATTACCCCATGAAGAAGGTAATCGAAGTTCAAACCAACCGAAGAAACTGAAAGCAAAAACTACTAACAAAAGAAAGAAGAACACATTGAACGGTGCATTCGTTGCCAACTCATTCAACTTCTGTGGACCAAATGCCCAAGTAACAAGCGTTGCCAAAGCCATATAAATGACGATGATTGACAAGCCGTAGGTCACTGCATCACGAATTCCCTTCTTACGGTCGTCCTTTGCCCTTTTGAGGAAGAAGCTAACCGTCATTGGAATAATAGGCCATACACAAGGGGTAAGTAAAGCGATGAAACCACCAAGAATACCCATAAAGAAAATAGCCCAAAGAGAACTGTTTGTACTATCTTTAGTGCTATTAAAAGCCGACAACTCCTTGATAACGGGCTGCCAAAGGTTTACATCTGAATTTATTTGAGCATTAGACTGCTGCGTTGTTTCAGCTGAGTCAACTGGCAACACATCAGCCTTCTTAGTTGTATCTGCCGTCATTGTGGTAAGCGCAGATAAACCATCAGCTGCTACATCAGTAGCAGCTGTCGGTGTTTTTTCAGTTTCTGCGTTTGCCGGTGCTGGTGTTGCTGCTGGTGCGGAAGCAGGTCCATTACCTTTGAAATTAAATTCAACCTGTGTTGGTGGCAAACACATCTCATCGTTACAAGCACCATATTCCAAGTAACCTTTTATACTATAGGTCTTAGCTGTTATCTTGTAACGCTGAACGAAACCAACGCTATTCTCGAAATAACGTAGTTTCATCTCGAAAGTCTTATCATAGACATTCAACTCTTTACCACGTGTTGTGAGCTTACCTACTGGTGTTACGCCCTCTGCTTTGTCTACATGTAAAGATGCAGATGTAGGACCATCAGCTGGAAGATTGGTTGAATATACATGCCATCCCTGGTCGATCTTCGCTGTGAAGATAACCTCTAACTCTGTTGGTGAAACCTGCTTCTGTTGTACAGAAAAATGAACAGGGTTCTGCTGTGCCATCGCTGTGAGGCTAAACAACAGCGTAAAGAGGATAAATAGTGTATTTTTTCTTTTCATCGTTTTATACTATTAGAATTTGAACTGCAAAGATAAGAAAATTATTTTTATAACATTACATAATGTATATATTTAATATTTATATTCAATAACTTTTTATCAATCTATGTTCAAAAGGTTTTCAGGATTAAGATGAGTTCTCTCGTCGATTTTTATTTTACGTATATTGTTGCAGACAGGTAGTCACCTACCTGCTGCAACAGCTATTCATTTAAGAATAATCAGCATTAATTATGCACCAACGTACCTATATCTTCACCGTCCATAACCTTCTTCAGATTACCGACAACGTCCATATTGAAGACATAAATAGGTAAGTCGTTTTCTTTACACATGGTCGTTGCCGTGAGGTCCATTACCTTAAGACCCTTTGTGTAAATCTCATCATATGTGATTTCAGAGAACTTTGTTGCCGTTGGGTCTTTCTCTGGATCGGCAGTATAGATGCCATCTACACGTGTACCTTTAAGCATCACATCTGCCTCAATCTCAATACCACGTAGGCTTGAACCAGTGTCTGTTGTAAAGTAAGGACAACCAGTACCAGCTGAGAAGATACAAACATAACCTGCCTCCATAGCCTCGATAGCCTTCCACTTGCTATAGAACTCGCCGATTGGTTCCATACGGATAGCGGTCAAGACCTTAGCTTTCACGCCATTTGCCTCAAGTGCTGAGCTGAGTGCAAGAGAGTTGATAACAGTAGCACACATACCCATCTGGTCGCCTTTCACACGGTCGAAGCCTTTCTGGCTACCGCTTAAACCACGGAAGATGTTGCCACCACCGATTACGATACCAATCTGTACACCCATTTCATGTACTTCCTTAATCTGCTTAGCATAATCGCTAAGACGCTCAGGGTCGATACCGAAGCCCTGTTTTCCCATCAAACTCTCACCCGAAAGTTTCAAGAGAATTCTTTTAAATCTTGCCATTATTTTTGGAGTTGAAGGAGTTGAAGGAACTTCTTTACTTTCCCAAACACCTTATTATATAATAAATTCTACTTCTTTAAATTGATATTCACGTATCATACCCTTGCTGTCACGGAGGATGAGATGCCCATCGTCTTCTACTTCAACTATAGCACCTTCAAACTCACCATCAGCATCACGGAACTTATGAAAGCCTCCACGTCGATACAAGGCTTCATGATACATTGCACTGATATCATTATATCCGCCCATCTCTAACAGCTGATAGAGTTCTGAGAACTTCTTGATAATCTTTTTCAGCAGTTCTTCTTTATCAACTTCATGCCCTAAAATTTGACAGAGAGAAACGGGATTAGGAGCATCACTCTGGAACGTTTCCTGATTTACATTCAGTCCTACGCCAAAAACGCAATCCTTTATACGCCCCGCAGCAAGTTTTGTTTCAATCAGTGTTCCGCTCAGTTTCTTATCTTTCCAATAGATGTCATTTGGCCATTTCAGACTGATATCATCTTTCACATAGTCTGCTAAAGCTTCTTTCAGAGCCAAGGCACCAGCTTCCGAGAGTAGGAACTGACTACGAACAGGCAGCATCGTCGGGTGAACAAGTACCGAGAACAACAGGTTCTTACCAGCTTCACTCTCCCAAGTGTTCGTCCCCTGCCCCTTTCCTGCTGTCTGATAATCAGCAACAACGACTGTCATTGGCTCATCTTCAGCAGGTGTGTAAGTGCGCAGATAGACGTTTGTACTATCGACAGAATCCAGCCTTACGACCTTTACCTCTCTTTCTTTCTCTACTACTGTTGGCTTAAAAAAGCCTAATACGGCATCTATTATCTTCATTTACAATCTATTCTTTATATGAATGGAAGAAAAGCATCCTTCACATGGCGCACTTCATTGGTTCCTGTTGGCTGCCCTACAACAGTGATTATATCAAAGCGGATATCCAAATTGATGTTATATCGCTTGACATATGCATTGGCAGCTATCGAGAGCGAACGCACTTTCTGTACGGTGACAGCCTCATCGGCATCAGCAAACTGCTCATTCTTTCGTGTCTTTACCTCAACAATAACCAACTCTCCGTTGTCTATTGCGACAATATCTAAGTCTCGATGGTGATAATTCCAATCACGATGAAGAATGACATAACCCAACTGTTGGAGATAGCTTACCGCCACATCCTCTCCCCATTTACCTAATTCGTTATGGTATGCCATGCGTCTTTCTTTCCTCTACTTGCAGAAGTTTTAGAAGTTTAGACTATTAGAAGGAGATAAGATAATTCTTTATACGTATCAAATCGATTTACGGATGAAACAAAGGTATAGCCTACTTCTTCTAAAATCCTTAAACTTTATCACTCCCATCAAGCATTGTGTACATTAATATTCACGCACAAAGTTAGAATAATCTTTCGTAAAATCAAAATAAAACCCGTATTTTTGCAGTATGAGTACAGAAGAACAAAGCAAGAAAGACCTATACTATATGCAGCGTGCATTGGCTGAAGCCGAAGCTGCTTATAAAGAAGGTGAAATCCCTATTGGTGCTGTTGTGGTATGCCGTGACCGTATCATCGCTCGTGCCCATAACCTGACAGAGACGCTCAATGACGTTACTGCACATGCTGAGATGCAGGCAATAACCATGGCTGCCAATGAGTTGGGAGGAAAATATCTGCAGGATTGCACGTTATATGTAACTGTAGAACCTTGCATCATGTGTGCTGGTGCCATCGGTTGGGCGCAACTCCGACGCATCGTCTATGGTTGTCCCGATGAAAAACGAGGCTATCATGAATATGCGCCCAAGGCTTTCCACCCTAAAGCTAACGTTACATACGGTGTTATGGAAGAAGAATGTCGTGCCTTGATGCAGCGATTCTTCCAAGAGAGAAGATAGGGATTGAGGAGTTAAAGAGTGCGAAGGTAGTAAAAGGAGTTAAGACATTACCTCCGTTCCTGATACTAATAAAGAGAGAGAAAGAAAGGAGGACGGATTTTATCCATGCTCTCTACGGATATTAGAGGTAAGAGATAAACTGCTGATAAATACCCTTTTAACCTCTTATAGCTACATTCCAACGAATTATTTTCATGAAAAGAAATATTTACTTTCATGAAGAAAAATAATTATTTACACGACAATAAATATTTATTTTCATGAAAATAATTCGCTCAAAGGCTATTGTAAGCATAAAAAAGAACCATTATCAAGAATACAATTAATACCATAAAACAAATAAATTTATGCCTTTGATGTCACCTTTTACAAATCAACAACGTTATACAAGTGAATCGGTTCAGAAAGAAAACCAAATGTATAACATATTAAAAACAAATGATTATGAATTATGTAATATTAGAATCAATCATTAAAAGTCTCGTTCCAATAGCAATTGTAGTAGTTCTTCCTATCATAATGGCTTGGCTCTCTTACCGTAACAAACAACACGAAACAGACAAAAGAAGCGAGATTGTTACGGCTATTATTGAAAAGAATCCTGACATTGACGTGCAGGAGTTTCTCGACAAGCTGAACCCTTCAAAGAAATCATACAAAGAGCAACTGATGACAAAAATGCACCAGGAACTACTTTGGGGGACAATCTGTCTTATCGGAGGGGCGGCAACCATATTGGTTATTATAGTTTTGAGCATTTTGCAAAGTTTTGACAAAGGATATATCCCTATAGGCGCCGTATTTGGTGTTGTCCCATTGGCAGTAGGATGCGGGTTGTTAATCGCCTACAACAATGCCAAAAAGACTTTGAATAATTTGAAAGACAACGATTAGGTTATTATGACAAGAGAACAATTCGTCGAACAGGTCGGTCGGGAACAGGCAACATTACGCCGGTTCCTGACGGCTCTATGCTGCGGCAATAGTGCTGAAGCTGACGATATTGCTCAAGAGGCGCTCATCAAAGCCTACCTTCGCAGTAGTCAATATGACGAACGTGGACAGTTCTCGGCTTGGCTAATGAAAATAGCTTATCGTGTCTTCATCGACTCACGTCGCAAACAGAAACACCAACAGGAACTACCCCTTGAGAAGGCTATCACGCTCCAAGGAAACAGTAAGAGTGATGAAGCCTTCCGCTATCAGGAACTACACACTGCGTTGGCAACGCTCTCAGAGACAATGCGTACAAGTATTTTGCTCTATTATATGCAGGGCTATCAAATAAAAGAGATTGCAGAGATAACCGAAAACAGTGAGGATGCGATTAAGAAACAACTCTCACGTGGACGGCAAGAACTTAAACATATTTTGGAAAGATGAACGAAGATAAATTCTTAAAAGACTTGCTCTCGGACTATCATCCGCAACTGTCGGATGACAATGCCTTCATGCAAAGACTGCAACGACAGATGGAACTTATCGAAGAAGTCAAGGCATATCAACGTGCAGAAAGCCGAAAAAACAAACTGATGTCGCTTAAACTGCTTGTTGTCGGGGTTGTTTTGGGCTGTATAATGACGCTTGCAAGCTTCACGCTACCTACTATCTTTGATAGATATATCAATGGAACTGAATCGGAATTCATCCTTACCTTGCTTCACAACGTTCAGTATATTGGACTGGCAATAGGTGCAGCCTTCGTCACACTCAGCCTATTGTTTACCACGAAATTAGTAAATCTAAAAGACGAAGCAACGCTTCAATAGCGATTTTTGGGACTTTGTTGAAGTAGAAGAAAGGGCGAATGTGTTTACAACAGATAGCTGTCACCGCTCTCTGTGAGTAGAAAGAAATAAGAAAAGAGGCATCCTCACGATGAGAATGCCTCTTTTCTTGTTTTATCTTTTGTGATTATCTAACCTGGATAACCAAATATTTGCTTGTGCTCCAGAAGGTCTGTGGATCAGTAATACGGAGTACATACTGTCCGTTTGTATCAGTTGTCAGGGTGTAGCTGCTGCTTGGATGAGCAGTCAACAGATGAGCACTCTTGCTGTAAAGCTTGATTTCCTTGTTAACACGGATATCAATCTTTGTGAAGTAACCCTTGTTGAAAGAACCCTGAAGAACCTTACCACCATCGAGGATACGCTGTGCCTTCAACTCGCTCTTAGTACCAAATACATACCAACCAGTGTTCAACTGCTTGTCCTGTGTATTGATAGTCTCAGTCTTCTGGTTGCTCTCTGTCTGGAGATTCTCTTTCTCCTTGGTGAGGTTTTCTTTCTCTGCTGTAAGGTTCTCCTTATCAGTCTTGAGATTTGTAACATCTGTATTCAAACCTGTGATAGTCTCATCAAGTTCCTTGATATGGATATTCTTTGACTCCAACTCAGCACGCAACTGCTTCAACTCAGTCTCCTTTGCGCTCAATTGACTTGTCAGACGACTAAGAGTTTCCTTCATTGCATCACCCTTAAAGCCTGTTTCACGCAGCTGTTGCTGTAACTTCTTGATGAGTTCACGGTTTTCCTGCATACGCTGAGCGATAAACTGGATATTCTCCTTCATCTGTTCTGTCTTGTTAGCAGCCTCACCATTCTTAGCGATAGTAACACGATTCTCTGCCTCGTTGATAGCAGCAAAACCCTGCTGGATATCATTCAACGTTCCCATCATGTCATTAATTTCGTGATCACGTGCATCAATAACACTACGCAAAGAATCACTCTGTATTTCGGATGGGTTCAAAGCCGACTTCTTGTCTTGGTTGCAGGATGCCAGTGCAAGTACTCCACATACTGCGAAAACTAATAGTTTATTCATACATTATACTTTTTTATCCGTTTGTTTCTTCCTATCAGAAGATTTTACTTTTTCTTTTCCTGCCACTACAATGACGAACTCACCACGTGGTTCTGTCTCTTTGAAGTGGGCTATTACTTCATCCAATGTACCTCGAACGCTCTCTTCATGCAGTTTTGAAATCTCACGACAACAACTTACTTGTCGCTCGGCTCCAAACACCTCAGCAAACTGTTCTAAGGTTTTCACAACTCTATAAGGAGACTCATAGAATATCATTGTACGCGCTTCTTCGGCTAAACTCTCTAAATGAGTCTTACGTCCCTTCTTCTGAGGGAGGAATCCTTCAAAGCAAAAGCGGTCACAAGGCAAGCCACTTGACACCAAAGCAGGTACGAAAGCGGTAGATCCCGGAAGCGTCTGAACAGTTATTCCATTGGCTGCAGCCTCACGAGCGAGGAAGAATCCTGGGTCACTAATGCCTGGAGTTCCCGCATCTGAGATCAGTGCAACCGTCTCACCAGCTTTTAATCTATTGACTATACCAGCAGAACTTGCATGTTCATTGAATTTATGATGAGACATAAGTCGATTCTTAATCTCAAAATGTTTCAACAAGATACCCGATGTACGAGTATCCTCACACAAAACTAAATCAGCCTCCTTTAGGATTCTGATAGCACGGAGTGTCATATCCTCCATGTTTCCAACCGGTGTCGGTACGAGATATAATGTTCCCATTGTTGGTTGCAAATGTAAAGTAAATGAACAGAAGGACAAAATAAATTAGCTTTTTTTACATAACAATCATGTCCGTTTGCAAGGAAAAAGACAAAGTAACAATGATGTTATAATTTTAAAGAATAAATACTACTATCTACGAAAAAATACAACTTCATTCTACAAATTAACTTTCAGTTCTCTTTTATTTTCCGCTAAGAAGACAAAGAACACACTTCCTCAATAACTTTTAACGCTTAACGTTTATCTATTCTTTTTAAATTATATATCTTTGCAATGATTATGACAAAGATAGACAACCATAACGGTGAAAGACGTCGTCAAGGACGCATTGAAGTGATTTGTGGAAGTATGTTCTCTGGTAAAACCGAAGAACTCATCCGTCGTATGAAACGTGCAAAGTTTGCAAAGCAGAAGGTTGAGATTTTCAAACCTTCTATTGACACACGCTATTCAGACGAGGATGTAGTCAGTCATGACCAGAACAGCATCCATTCTACACCTATCGACTCATCTGGCAACATTCTTCTTCTTGCCTCAGACATTGATGTCGTGGGCATTGACGAGGCACAATTCTTAGACGAGGGACTCACTGATATCTGCAATAAGTTGGCAAACAACGGTGTACGTGTCATCGTTGCGGGCCTCGACATGGACTTCAAAGGCGTACCTTTCGGGCCTATTCCAGCTCTTTGTGCCATTGCAGACGAGGTAACAAAGGTACACGCAATCTGTGTGAAGTGTGGCGCGTTGGCATACGTTAGCCACCGTCTCATTGCTGACGACCGTCGTGTCATGCTCGGAGAGCAGCAGGAATATGAGCCTCTATGCCGTGAGTGCTACAAGAAGGCAACACAGGAAGAAGCAAACAAAAACGTTTAAAATGACTTATGAGACAAACAATTACTTTTGATAAGTTCATACGTTGGGCATTGATAGCACTTGCCGTTTTAGCAGTAGGATTTATTATCAATGCTCTTTCCGAGGTTCTTTTACCATTCTTTATAGCATGGCTAATAGCCTACCTCCTCTATCCTATCGTGAAGTTTGTACAGTATAAACTCCACGTACCAGGTAGAGCTTTGAGCATAATCATCACCTTTATATTGGTTGCAGCACTCTTTACTGCCATCTTCATGTTCATTGTTCCACCAATGATCAATCAGGTTGATAAGTTTATGACGATTGTCAATCGCTATCTACATGAGACGACACATACCAATGACATAGCGACAATAATACAGAAATGGATTAGGGAGAATCAGACTGAAATTGAAAGATTCTTAAAGAGTCCTGACTTCACAAACACGATTAAGACCGCTATGCCGAAGTTATTCTCTGTAATAGGTCAGACGGCAAGTATCGTGATTTCTATCATTGCATCATGTATCACCCTACTCTATACCTTCTTTATCCTACTTGATTACGAGGTATTGACAAACAATTGGATTAGGATATTCCCAAAGAACGTACGTCCTTTCTGGGCAGGATTGGCACAGGATGCTGAGCGAGAATTGAATAATTACATACGTGGACAGGGACTGGTTTCACTCTGTATGGGTATACTCTTCTGCATTGGCTTTACCATTATTGATTTCCCAATGGCTATCGGTATGGGAATCCTTATTGGTATTCTTAACCTCGTTCCTTATCTCCACACCTTTGCACTTATCCCAACAGCTTTCCTTGCATTGCTCAAAGCTGCTGATACAGGACAGAATTTCTGGATTATCTTTGCCTCTGCACTAATTGTCTTTGCGGTTGTACAGTTGCTTTCGGATATGGTGATAACACCAAAGATTATGGGTAAAGCTATGGGGCTCAACCCTGCTATTCTACTCCTTTCTCTCTC
The Prevotella melaninogenica DNA segment above includes these coding regions:
- a CDS encoding protein-disulfide reductase DsbD family protein, with product MKRKNTLFILFTLLFSLTAMAQQNPVHFSVQQKQVSPTELEVIFTAKIDQGWHVYSTNLPADGPTSASLHVDKAEGVTPVGKLTTRGKELNVYDKTFEMKLRYFENSVGFVQRYKITAKTYSIKGYLEYGACNDEMCLPPTQVEFNFKGNGPASAPAATPAPANAETEKTPTAATDVAADGLSALTTMTADTTKKADVLPVDSAETTQQSNAQINSDVNLWQPVIKELSAFNSTKDSTNSSLWAIFFMGILGGFIALLTPCVWPIIPMTVSFFLKRAKDDRKKGIRDAVTYGLSIIVIYMALATLVTWAFGPQKLNELATNAPFNVFFFLLLVVFAFSFFGWFELRLPSSWGNAVDNKASATTGLLSIFLMAFTLSLVSFSCTAPVVGLLLVQAATSGDWVAPAVGMFGFALALALPFTFFALFPTLLKKAPKSGSWMNMIKVVLGFIELAFSLKFLSVADLAYGWHILDRETFLSIWIVLFGLLGLYLIGKLKFPHDDPEQKAMPVPAIMLGLCSLAFSVYMLPGLWGAPCKAVSAFAPPINTQDFNLAPQTVHAAYTDYDEGMRAAAAAGKPVLVDFTGFGCVNCRKMEASVWTDSRVADKLNKDYVLISLYVDDKTPLKQPVEVKLPDGTSRTLRTIGDKWSYLEQTKFGYLAQPFYVPLDNAGKPLNGSFSFKEDVPAYLEFLDKGLENYYAQQQ
- the pyrH gene encoding UMP kinase, with protein sequence MARFKRILLKLSGESLMGKQGFGIDPERLSDYAKQIKEVHEMGVQIGIVIGGGNIFRGLSGSQKGFDRVKGDQMGMCATVINSLALSSALEANGVKAKVLTAIRMEPIGEFYSKWKAIEAMEAGYVCIFSAGTGCPYFTTDTGSSLRGIEIEADVMLKGTRVDGIYTADPEKDPTATKFSEITYDEIYTKGLKVMDLTATTMCKENDLPIYVFNMDVVGNLKKVMDGEDIGTLVHN
- a CDS encoding biotin--[acetyl-CoA-carboxylase] ligase; this translates as MKIIDAVLGFFKPTVVEKEREVKVVRLDSVDSTNVYLRTYTPAEDEPMTVVVADYQTAGKGQGTNTWESEAGKNLLFSVLVHPTMLPVRSQFLLSEAGALALKEALADYVKDDISLKWPNDIYWKDKKLSGTLIETKLAAGRIKDCVFGVGLNVNQETFQSDAPNPVSLCQILGHEVDKEELLKKIIKKFSELYQLLEMGGYNDISAMYHEALYRRGGFHKFRDADGEFEGAIVEVEDDGHLILRDSKGMIREYQFKEVEFII
- a CDS encoding YraN family protein — protein: MAYHNELGKWGEDVAVSYLQQLGYVILHRDWNYHHRDLDIVAIDNGELVIVEVKTRKNEQFADADEAVTVQKVRSLSIAANAYVKRYNINLDIRFDIITVVGQPTGTNEVRHVKDAFLPFI
- a CDS encoding nucleoside deaminase, whose translation is MSTEEQSKKDLYYMQRALAEAEAAYKEGEIPIGAVVVCRDRIIARAHNLTETLNDVTAHAEMQAITMAANELGGKYLQDCTLYVTVEPCIMCAGAIGWAQLRRIVYGCPDEKRGYHEYAPKAFHPKANVTYGVMEEECRALMQRFFQERR
- a CDS encoding RNA polymerase sigma factor encodes the protein MTREQFVEQVGREQATLRRFLTALCCGNSAEADDIAQEALIKAYLRSSQYDERGQFSAWLMKIAYRVFIDSRRKQKHQQELPLEKAITLQGNSKSDEAFRYQELHTALATLSETMRTSILLYYMQGYQIKEIAEITENSEDAIKKQLSRGRQELKHILER
- a CDS encoding PTS cellobiose transporter subunit IIC, producing the protein MNEDKFLKDLLSDYHPQLSDDNAFMQRLQRQMELIEEVKAYQRAESRKNKLMSLKLLVVGVVLGCIMTLASFTLPTIFDRYINGTESEFILTLLHNVQYIGLAIGAAFVTLSLLFTTKLVNLKDEATLQ
- the rsmI gene encoding 16S rRNA (cytidine(1402)-2'-O)-methyltransferase, whose amino-acid sequence is MGTLYLVPTPVGNMEDMTLRAIRILKEADLVLCEDTRTSGILLKHFEIKNRLMSHHKFNEHASSAGIVNRLKAGETVALISDAGTPGISDPGFFLAREAAANGITVQTLPGSTAFVPALVSSGLPCDRFCFEGFLPQKKGRKTHLESLAEEARTMIFYESPYRVVKTLEQFAEVFGAERQVSCCREISKLHEESVRGTLDEVIAHFKETEPRGEFVIVVAGKEKVKSSDRKKQTDKKV
- a CDS encoding thymidine kinase; translated protein: MTKIDNHNGERRRQGRIEVICGSMFSGKTEELIRRMKRAKFAKQKVEIFKPSIDTRYSDEDVVSHDQNSIHSTPIDSSGNILLLASDIDVVGIDEAQFLDEGLTDICNKLANNGVRVIVAGLDMDFKGVPFGPIPALCAIADEVTKVHAICVKCGALAYVSHRLIADDRRVMLGEQQEYEPLCRECYKKATQEEANKNV
- a CDS encoding AI-2E family transporter — encoded protein: MRQTITFDKFIRWALIALAVLAVGFIINALSEVLLPFFIAWLIAYLLYPIVKFVQYKLHVPGRALSIIITFILVAALFTAIFMFIVPPMINQVDKFMTIVNRYLHETTHTNDIATIIQKWIRENQTEIERFLKSPDFTNTIKTAMPKLFSVIGQTASIVISIIASCITLLYTFFILLDYEVLTNNWIRIFPKNVRPFWAGLAQDAERELNNYIRGQGLVSLCMGILFCIGFTIIDFPMAIGMGILIGILNLVPYLHTFALIPTAFLALLKAADTGQNFWIIFASALIVFAVVQLLSDMVITPKIMGKAMGLNPAILLLSLSVWGALLGFIGLIIALPLTTLIIAYWQRYVTKEGDGVQVENIPAIAEEKKEDKE